Proteins from a genomic interval of Ictalurus furcatus strain D&B chromosome 2, Billie_1.0, whole genome shotgun sequence:
- the LOC128625328 gene encoding neuropeptide B-like, which translates to MGKFDERALLFLAICVLAVHTPAEAWYKQAAGPSYYSVGRASGLLSGIRRSAIRRDEAETRDSGETTENNAVLQINSRNFALKKMPICVKDVLPELQSCELMRDSTFRCEAVVIITLDSRNCLNA; encoded by the exons ATGGGGAAGTTTGACGAGCGTGCTTTGCTCTTTCTTGCCATTTGCGTGCTTGCTGTTCACACACCAGCCGAAGCCTGGTACAAACAAGCAGCCGGACCCAGTTATTATTCAGTCGGTAGAGCATCGGGTCTGCTATCAGGAATCCGGAGATCAGCGATCAGAAGAGATGAAGCGGAAACACGCGACAGCGGAGAGACCACCGAAAATAACGCGGTCTTACAGATAAACTCACGCAACTTCGCTCTGAAAAAGATG CCTATTTGTGTGAAGGACGTTTTGCCGGAGCTGCAAAGCTGCGAACTGATGCGGGACTCCACATTCCGGTGCGAGGCGGTCGTCATTATCACCCTCGACTCCAGGAACTGTTTGAACGCATAA